One genomic window of Medicago truncatula cultivar Jemalong A17 chromosome 1, MtrunA17r5.0-ANR, whole genome shotgun sequence includes the following:
- the LOC11407476 gene encoding mitochondrial import inner membrane translocase subunit TIM23-2 yields MADSSTNPKDHQNTRLYHPYQHLNNVPIDKLYNLPTSPEHLFQEDIIRKHRSWGENVQYYTGTGYLSGAIIGGARGTVQGLREAEAGESVKLRVNRVLNSGGQGGRRLGNSLGVLGLIFAGLESGMTYFRDTDDLVNSAVAGLGTGAIYKAAAGPRSAAIAGAVGGIVAAVAVAGRQALKRYVPI; encoded by the coding sequence ATGGCTGATTCTTCAACAAACCCAAAAGATCACCAAAACACACGTCTCTACCATCCCTACCAACACCTCAACAACGTCCCCATTGACAAACTCTACAACCTCCCCACTTCACCGGAACATCTCTTCCAGGAAGATATTATCAGAAAGCACCGTTCATGGGGAGAAAATGTTCAATACTACACCGGCACCGGTTATCTCTCCGGAGCGATCATCGGTGGAGCCAGAGGAACCGTTCAAGGGTTAAGGGAGGCAGAGGCAGGTGAATCTGTTAAGCTTCGGGTTAACCGTGTTCTTAACTCCGGTGGTCAGGGTGGTCGGAGACTTGGAAACTCGCTTGGTGTGTTGGGGTTGATCTTTGCGGGATTGGAGAGTGGGATGACTTACTTTAGGGATACggatgatttggttaatagtgCTGTTGCTGGGCTTGGTACCGGAGCGATTTATAAGGCTGCAGCCGGTCCAAGATCGGCTGCTATTGCTGGTGCTGTTGGTGGAATTGTAGCGGCTGTGGCGGTTGCTGGGAGGCAAGCTTTGAAACGATATGTTCCGATATAA